A part of Amblyraja radiata isolate CabotCenter1 chromosome 23, sAmbRad1.1.pri, whole genome shotgun sequence genomic DNA contains:
- the psma7 gene encoding proteasome subunit alpha type-7: MSASYDRAITVFSPDGHLFQVEYAQEAVKKGSAAVSVRGKGIVVLGVEKKSVVKLQDERTVRKICVLDDNVCMAFAGLTADARIVINRARVECQSHRLTVEDPVTVEYITRFIASLKQRYTQSNGRRPFGISALIVGFDIDGAPRLYQTDPSGTYHEWKANAIGRSAKTIREFLEKNYTEEATATDSSTIKLAIKALLEVVQSGGKHIELAVMKHGQLLRILNPEEIEMHVSEIEKEREEAEKKKAPKT; this comes from the exons atgAGCGCCAGCTACGACCGCGCCATCACCGTCTTCTCCCCGGACGGCCACCTCTTCCAGGTGGAGTACGCACAGGAGGCGGTGAAGAAAGGCTCGGCCGCG GTTAGTGTGCGAGGAAAAGGAATTGTAGTCCTTGGAGTGGAAAAGAAATCTGTAGTCAAATTGCAAGATGAAAGAACTGTAAGGAAGATCTGTGTACTGGATGACAACGTTTGTATGGCCTTTGCAG GACTCACAGCTGATGCCCGGATAGTGATAAATAGAGCTCGTGTGGAGTGTCAAAGCCATAGACTCACTGTAGAGGATCCAGTCACGGTTGAATACATCACACGCTTTATTGCCAGTTTGAAACAG CGTTACACACAAAGTAATGGGCGCCGACCGTTTGGGATTTCTGCACTGATTGTGGGTTTTGACATTGATGGAGCGCCAAGACTTTATCAAACTGATCCATCGGGAACCTATCATGAATGGAAG GCCAATGCCATAGGAAGAAGTGCAAAGACTATCCGAGAATTCTTGGAGAAAAACTACACTGAAGAGGCCACTGCCACAGACAGCAGTACCATTAAACTTGCCATCAAGGCTTTATTGGAG GTTGTACAATCGGGAGGAAAACACATTGAACTGGCGGTGATGAAACATGGACAACTCTTAAGG ATCTTAAATCCAGAAGAAATTGAAATGCATGTTTCAGAAATTGAGAAAGAGCGGGAAGAAGCTGAAAAGAAAAAGGCACCGAAAACCTaa